The Deltaproteobacteria bacterium nucleotide sequence CGCGGTGCAACCGCGACTTGACTGCCGGGACCGACACCTCGAGCACAGTTGCCACCTCGCGGGCGCTGAGCCCCTCGACGTCGCGCAAAACGAGCACCTCACGGTAGGGCGGGTCGAGCGCCGCGATCGCTCGCTCGATCGCGGCGCCGAGTTCGCGCGCCGCGACCACGTCCTCTGGACTCGCCGCGCTCGGGTCCGGCAGCGACGCGCTGTCGTCGACGTCCGTGTCCAGCGACTCGACCCGGGCGGGCGCGTACTTGCTCCGGCGACGCCGCTTGATGCAGTGGCTGCGAGCGACCTGGAACAGCCAGGTCGACAGGGACGCGTCGCCGCGAAACGTGCGCACCGAGCGCGCCAGCGTCAGCAGCGTCTCCTGCGCGATCTCCCTCGCTTCCTCGGGATCCCCACACATCTTCATCCCGTACCGGTAGATGCGCGCCTGGTGGCGCGCGACGAGCGCGTCGACGGCCGACCGGTCGCCCGCTCTCGCAGCGGCGACCAGTTCCCGTTCGCTGCGTGAATCCTTTTCCGGCACGGCGGCTCTCACCAACAGCTGTCCCTGCCGGCAGCTAACCACATCCTGCGTCTCTGAACCGTCATGCGACGTCGCGCCTGCGTTTTTTGCCTGGACCCACCCGCCGTCGCCGCGCCGTGCGTGGGGTTCCACGGGCCTGGCGGCCGACGCGCGACATGCCGGGACAGAGCCCGCGGTCGCACACGGAGGCCCGCGTGATCTTTCGCCAACTCTTCGACACCGACAGCTGCACATATACCTACTTATTGGCCAGCGACCGCACCCGGGAGGCGATTGTCATCGATCCCGTGCGGGACGCGCTGGCCAGTTACCTGCGCCTGCTCGACGAACTCGACCTGCGGCTCGTCTACGCCGTGGACACCCACCTGCACGCCGACCACGTGACGGCGCTCGGCCCGCTGCGCAGCGAGACGCGCTGCGTCACGGTGATGGGGCGCGAAACGGCGGCGGACTGCGTGTCCGAGCGCATCGCCGATGGCGACACGATCGAGGTCGGCGGCGTGCGCCTCGAGGCGCGCTACACGCCCGGCCACACCGACGACTCGTACTCGTTCGTGCTCGCCGAGCCGGGCGGGCCACTGCGCGTGTTCACCGGCGATACGCTGCTCATCCGCGGCACCGGTCGGACCGACTTCCAAAACGGCGACCCGCGCCTGCAGTACCAGAGCCTGTTCGGCAAGCTGCTCGCGCTGCCGGACGACACCCTGGTCTACCCCGCGCACGACTACAAGGGATGGACCGTGAGCACGATCGGCGAGGAACGCCGCCACAACCCGCGCCTGCAGGTCGCGTCCATCGACGAGTACGTCGACATCATGAACAACCTGAAGCTGCCACACCCGCGCATGATGGACGTGGCGATCCCCGCCAACCGCGCGTGCGGCGACACGGTGTAGCCGGCGCGCGCGATCCCGGCGGCGGCGCTGGCATCGCACCGGTCGCGCGGGCCCCGCGCGGCGCGGCCCGAACAGCCGTTTTGTCGGTCATCCTCCTGACTGCTTCGGCACGGGTTCCGCGTTAGGGTCGACGGCGTCTGGAGTCCCCCGTGTCCACCATTCGCATCCTACTCGCCGACGACCACGCCCTGTTTCGCTCGAGCCTGCGCCTGCACCTCGAGACCCATCCCGAGCTCGAGGTCGTCGCGGAGGCGGCCGACTGCGAGTCGGTCCTGCAGCATGCCCGGCGCACGCAGCCCGACGTCATTCTGCTCGACCTGGCCATGCCCGGCGGGGACGCGCTGGACGTCATCCCGCGGCTGCGCGAGGCCTGTCCCGCCAGCCGCATCCTGGTGGTGACCGCCTTCGCGTCGCCGACCTATCTGCGGCGCTCGCTGTCCGCCGGCGCCTCCGGCTACGTGTGCAAGGCGACCTCACCGGAGCAGCTGCTCGCGGCCGTGCGGGCGGTGCGCGAAGGCAAGACCTACATCTCGTTGTCCGAGACCGAATCGGGCGCGGCGCTCGGCACCGGGTCGACGCGCGTGCCCGCCGTCGGCCCGGAGCTGTCCGGTCGGGAGCGCCAGGTTCTCGAGCTGATCGCGTACGGCCACACGTACAAGGAGATCGCGTCCGAACTCGGCGTGTCGATCAAGACGGTCGAGACCTATCGGTCGCGCCTGTCCGAGAAGCTCGGCCTGCGCTCGCGCAGCGACATCGTCCGCTACGCGCTCGACCACAACATCCTTCGCGCGTGACGCCGTCCGCGCGCGACGGCCGCCGTGCGTTTTTCCGACCCACGCCGTTGCCCGCCGCCCGCCAGTGTGTAGGATGGCCGCCATGGCCACCTACACGTGCAGCAAGTGCGGAATGAGCGTGAACCTCACCTGCGCCAAGTGCGGCGCCGCCCTCGTCCACGACTCGATCACCAAGGACGACGGCACCGCGGTCGCCATCTCGAAGTGTCCCAACGGAGACGGCAAGGTCAAGTCGCCGCTGTGCTGCGGGCAAGACATGACCTGTCCCGTCTGACGCCCGCGTGACGCTCGCGGGGTCGCGTGCGCACCGCACCTTCGCGCGCCACGATCCGGCCGCCTCGCCGGCAGACACCGCGGCCCCGCGCGATTGCCTGCCCGCGCGCCGGCGTGCCGCGAGGCGCGCGACCGTAAGCGACAGGAAGCGGCGTCTTCCGGCCCGCGCGCGGACGCGCTGCCCGTTCGCGACCGCCGCGCGTCCCCGCTGGCGGGCCGGGGTGCCTGCGTTCAACGCTCGCGCGGCGCCGCGGTGGCGGGGGGCGAGCCGGCCCCATCCCCGTCAGGTAGCGCGTCCGGCTCGGGACACCGAGGGCGGTTCGGGTTCGGCACGTACGGCGCGATCGAAGGCCGGCCGGCACCGGCGTCGGAACGCCGAGCGGCGTCGGCCGGCGCGGGCGCGCACGGCACCTGGCGCGGCCCCGCGTCGCGATCGAGGCGATCGAGGACGTCGGGCGGAACGGCCTCCCCCGACGAGCGCACCTTGTGCGGTCGCTCCGGGTCGGCCTCCTCCGGTCGCTTGCCGGCGAGTTCCGGGTTCATCAACGTGAGCACGGTCGCCGTCGCGGCGGCACCCACGGCGACTTTCTTGGGATCCGCCTTCGGAACCTTGGCGCCGACGGGCGGCCCGCCGCACGCGGCGACGGCGACGATCGTTGCCACGCCACACGCCCGAACGAACCGCGTCATGTCCTCATTGTACCGCTCGGATCGCGCGGCGGTGGCCGCGGTCGCGCACGCTGCCGCCGCCGCGTCCGGGTGTGTGCGCCCGCTGGGCCAGCCCTGCGGGCCAACTCGATCTGTGACGCGTAGCCCCGTTCGGCCGGGCGGCACTCGCGCCGGCGCCTGGGCCCACGCCCGGTGTCGCACCGCGTCATTCGCGGTCGCTTCCCCGTGGTGACGCGGCTCGGCAGGCGCGATCTCGGAGATCACTCCCGAACGAAAGTGACAGAAATGGGGCCCATCGGCGGGGGGTGGAGTCGCAGGGGGTGGGGAGCGATGTCCCGCGCCTGTCCACCCGGGGTCGGGACATCCTCGCGAACCCTGGTTTCCGTGAATTCTTCCTGTCTTAGCCCTAGGGGCCACCCGGCGAGGCCAGCTTGAACCGGCCCGAGCTTGCCGCGAACGCCTTCGATCGCCCGGACCGCCGGTCCCTTCCGGCCGGCATAACCAACGGATTTTCCACGATGCC carries:
- a CDS encoding sigma-70 family RNA polymerase sigma factor, with protein sequence MCSCRCRRVGERSRGPPCATAGSVPACRASAARPVEPHARRGDGGWVQAKNAGATSHDGSETQDVVSCRQGQLLVRAAVPEKDSRSERELVAAARAGDRSAVDALVARHQARIYRYGMKMCGDPEEAREIAQETLLTLARSVRTFRGDASLSTWLFQVARSHCIKRRRRSKYAPARVESLDTDVDDSASLPDPSAASPEDVVAARELGAAIERAIAALDPPYREVLVLRDVEGLSAREVATVLEVSVPAVKSRLHRARAFVREQLQPLVAQAPDTAAACPDVVALLSKHLEGDVAPALCAQMEAHVDRCAACRARCDALRAALAACRQCGQAPVPPRVERAVRAAVAALAGASPP
- a CDS encoding MBL fold metallo-hydrolase, which codes for MIFRQLFDTDSCTYTYLLASDRTREAIVIDPVRDALASYLRLLDELDLRLVYAVDTHLHADHVTALGPLRSETRCVTVMGRETAADCVSERIADGDTIEVGGVRLEARYTPGHTDDSYSFVLAEPGGPLRVFTGDTLLIRGTGRTDFQNGDPRLQYQSLFGKLLALPDDTLVYPAHDYKGWTVSTIGEERRHNPRLQVASIDEYVDIMNNLKLPHPRMMDVAIPANRACGDTV
- a CDS encoding DNA-binding response regulator, coding for MRILLADDHALFRSSLRLHLETHPELEVVAEAADCESVLQHARRTQPDVILLDLAMPGGDALDVIPRLREACPASRILVVTAFASPTYLRRSLSAGASGYVCKATSPEQLLAAVRAVREGKTYISLSETESGAALGTGSTRVPAVGPELSGRERQVLELIAYGHTYKEIASELGVSIKTVETYRSRLSEKLGLRSRSDIVRYALDHNILRA